CTGGGGCTGGGCGAGGGAGCGGGTGATGAACGTGCCTGCTCCCTGGCGTACCTCGGCGAGGCCCATGCGTTCCAGTTCGCGGTAGGCCTTCAGGGTCGTGTTCGGGTTGACCTTGGTGGTCGCGGCGACCTGGGCGGCGGTGGGCAGCCGGTCACCCTCCTCCAGGGCGCCCATGCGCAGCGCCTGCTCGACCTGCCGGACGATCTGGAGATAGGTCGCCACTCCACTGCGCCGGTCGATGCGGAACACGACCACGGTCTTCACCTTCCGCTCGATTGCGACATTTTACGTAGGAGCGGATGGTGCTCACAGCGGGCGGCGGGTGACCCGCCACAGGGTGAACGCCGTGAGCAGGGCCGTTCCGGCGAGCAGGATGCCCGCCGCGGTCCACTGCATCGGCGCCATCTGGCTGTAGTCGAGGTATTCGATCACGTCGTTGACGATGCCGTGTTCCTTGATGCAGGCGTTCTGCGCCTTCTCGGTCGCCTCGGCGCAGGTGCCCCAGCCGTACAGGGTCCCGTCGGCGCTGCCGACCCAGCGGTCCACCTCGTACGCCTCGGCGTAGCGGGCCGGGAGTTCGGTGCCCATCGGGTAGGTGAAGATCTGTGTGTCGCCGAGGCGTACGCGGATCTCGTCCCAGACGAACATGGTGGTGATCACCGTGAAGAGGAACGTGACCACCATGGCCGGGAGCACCCGGCGGATCAGGGTGCCGATGGTGATGCCCGCGGCGGTGAGGAAGAGGAGGAACGCGGGCAGGACGGGGCCCGTGTTGTCGAAGACGGCGCCGTCGATCCAGTCGCTGAGGAAGACCGAGCGG
The nucleotide sequence above comes from Streptomyces sp. NBC_01116. Encoded proteins:
- a CDS encoding GntR family transcriptional regulator; protein product: MKTVVVFRIDRRSGVATYLQIVRQVEQALRMGALEEGDRLPTAAQVAATTKVNPNTTLKAYRELERMGLAEVRQGAGTFITRSLAQPQSGPGSPLRSALAEWLDLARAEGLTRQDVMALFHAAFESAYPGEAPD
- a CDS encoding ABC transporter permease encodes the protein MSTTLTEKPAGTDSGRRLLRGMPWLVVRQHRTALACVLGLTLVGALLIAYGRNELVQLLDAKGWPEKDAGQPMENNRVYEYVSSILGGLPLILAVFIGAPLIAGDQENGTAQLVTTQSATRRQWLIAKLGLAYTLALVSGVVLSALFTWWWKPYRSVFLSDWIDGAVFDNTGPVLPAFLLFLTAAGITIGTLIRRVLPAMVVTFLFTVITTMFVWDEIRVRLGDTQIFTYPMGTELPARYAEAYEVDRWVGSADGTLYGWGTCAEATEKAQNACIKEHGIVNDVIEYLDYSQMAPMQWTAAGILLAGTALLTAFTLWRVTRRPL